The Clavelina lepadiformis chromosome 1, kaClaLepa1.1, whole genome shotgun sequence genome segment ATGGTTTCTTGACAACACAGCATGTAACATTGTTGATTTTGTAGTCCagattaaaaatatcaaatgaaacaacaccaaatgcTGGATTCTGATGAATTTCATTACTGGTTGGAATACGTATATACCTCGCTACACTGGCCACGATGCTATGCAGGACAAAAGACCTGTTTACTATGGCAATATTATgcacacaaaacataaaacaaaatgaaaacaacaataaactaatttttaaagatttagGCAGAAAAAATCTGGCTACACTGTACGATGAAGGCATAACACAGGTATGAGCTAATTGGGTTAATTGTGCTTAAAGTACATAATACCCAACCAGTTAATGAATACAAAGAACAACACCACAGGAATTGTGAGTGGAATCAAAATACTATAGTAACACCAGCTTTCTCCATCAAAGCAACATTGAGGAAAGGCctgcaaaaacaacatttaaagGTTACAAAAGACAGCTATGGCATCAATACCTCTGGGGCTGGTAGCCTCCGTAAAATAAACTTCTTTGCCTagcaaaaagattttaaaaacacGTACAACTAATTCCTAGTTAtacaataaacttttaaagtCAATAATACCAAACGCATATTTAGGTATCATAGCTATATATTTTATCTTGCCAGACAGCTTAATTTGTTGAGTTAGGATACAGTAAACCACAGCTGATAATTTTGTTATCACGACACTGTAAATAGTATTGTTCTGTAACATATCATACACTCCAAGAATACATACAAAAATGACGTATCAAGCTTAGCAACTGTTTTGGTATCATGCTATCACTATTAGAACTATGTCCAATGACCTTGCACTTACCTTACAGCTGGAACTGGACTTCAGAATTAGCAACAGTCCACTAACCAAAATAGAAATACATGTTATGCGTTTGAACAACGAAGTATTTCCTTTGCCCATTTGCCTCTTACCACATGATTTAGATTAAGGGCAACCTGTAATGACTGAAAACGCATCAGCAGCTGAGCAGGAAACCTAACCTAATACATATAGGAAGTAATTAATTCTCCAAAACGTAAAGAACGAAGCATATTGAAAGACAAGCATTTAGAGCgtaagataaaaaaatcaaacttattTATGACACTTAATCAGTATCACAGTGTAGACCAGAGTTGGATCAATTACATTATTTCagttcaattacaattacaattacttccttacatgtttcaattacattacaattacaattactccgtgctaaaaatatcaaattacaattacaattacaattataaTTACTGTTAAACATGTAATTGATTAATCATAAATTCAACTTCGGTAGAGAGGTGCTCTTTGAAAACCGTAGCGACGTAATTAGCAACAATCACAAACTATTCATGTTTCATTCACGATACGTAGAATActctttaattaaaaaaaactcgAACGTTTTCGAATATTTCAACTATTCCTAATCATGAGTACTGAGAAatacaaacacagaaaaattttttaagcgACTGTtaacaaccaaaaatttgaGCGATTGGCAACGACTAACAACGAATAGGCTACAAGACAGGCAATGAAATGTAATCAAACGAATACACAAAGCTGATAGCGGTAAGGCGCCAGCGATAAGgtgtgtaaaataaaaataaatgcaaaaggaAAGAAGCTCCTGATaactacaaattacaaaattttggttcGCATTTACATTTTCACTTGCTCAAAAACTGTTGGATTGCATTTGATGAACATTAGGGTGCGAAAAGTTTCTGGCCCCAGTAAATTTCTTCTTGCCGTATAAAAGTTACCcgcaattgaaaatattctttctGACGGGGCTGATGTTGCTGTTAGTCCCAAATAATCCTTGGCTAAAGTAGAAAGCGTGGGAAGTTCTTCTGACTTCTTCTTCCAATACATTAGTGGGTCTTCATCGAAATGCATGGTTTCTACCCCCAAATAGCTGTCGACTTCACTTATTGAATTTCTCggtcttttcttttttaagccTTCTGCCATAAAGTTAAATAGCTTTGGCTTTTTTGCAGGGTTTTCATCCTCTTTGCTACAACTCTCTTCGTCATCCTTGCCAAGTCTACTTGCCACAGGAGTTTTTAGCAAACGTAttgcttcttctttttcaacgTCATCTTCAATCCAGCTGTTTTTAAATCGTGGATCAAGAAGAGATGCAAGTCTGTTGTCCGGAGAATTTATATATGGCAACAACCTTTTAGAAACAGAGTCTTTAAGATTAGCTGCCAGTTTCTGGCAATAGTGGAGATTTGAGTTTTTTAGTAGTTCCATTGCTTTCAGTAAGCCAAGCACTACCGGACAAATGCAAGAGGATGTTACAATATTTTCTCCTTCAACTTGCTGCATTGCTTCCTTGAAAGGCAGTAGCACACTCACGAGCTCACTCAATGCCAAATAATcttgatttgttattttttcccGTGACTGGATCAAGGTGAGAGCCGCGTTAACTTCTTCGTGATCCTTTAAGACACTTTGCAACATAACAAGCTGCGAATTCCATCTTGTCACATTCTGTGCTCttaacgttatttttttaCGTTGCAAATAAGAGGTAGCATTTACAGATTTTCTTACtgaatttacaattttggcCACCTTTCCCAGCTGCTTCCCACCGTAAGACTTAGCAAACTCCAAATGTTGCAGACAATCCTTAATACAAAGTTGTTGTGTATGAGCAAAACAGCTTACTCTTTCTGGTAAGTAAGTGAGAAGAGCATGTAAATCAGCACCCTCCTCGGATATTTCTTGTTCAGGATCAGGATTCAACTGTTTCTCATTGTCCTCATTGATTTCTTCACCAGTTTTATGCCAGTTATATACCAGTTTTTATGTGAACTAAGGAAGGGAAACCTGAAATGATTTTATCATGGAGAAAGCATTGTCTGACACaaccttttttacttttgttgtaaatctaaacttttctattacGTTGTCATAAGCCTCAGCAATGTTTTCAGCTGTATGCCGTCCTAAAAATGAGTCCACTGCCAGGACAAAGCTTCGTAGCTTCCATTCTGCATCAACAAAATGCATAGTGATGCCCAAGAAACTTGTCATGTTGCGGTTAGTCCAGAGATCAATTGTcaagtaaacatttgacaaacGTGCAATTTCACGTCTCATCTCTTCTTCCATTTGCTGAATAACCGTTGGTATAAGGGAATTTCTAAATGTGGAGCGGCTTGGTATTATATATCTTGGTTCAGCAGTCAACAACAGATTTCTGAATGTTTGACTATCTACAATACTTAATGGTAACTGATCACAAGCTATTGATTTGAGTAGAGCTTTTGTTAATGCTTTTTGAGTGGCATCATATGAAGCAAATCGCTGGGAAGaagaagtttgaaaaaatgacttgatAGGTGGTTGACTCTGATCTACCTATCTATCTATCTGTCTTCTTCGTGTTTTCCTGGTGTTTTCTTTTGAGGTTTATATATTTAGGATAAAGATTGGGAGAACATCTCTTCAAATGCGTGATCAAGTTTGATGAAGCCTTGGTTGAAAActtgaatttctttttacAATTGTTGCAGCAAGCCTCAGTACTGgtcaaagatttaaaaaactcTGACTGTGGCGTAGGAAAGGGTTCAGCACAGGTTTCGGAAGAGTTTATTTGCTGTTCatccatttttgaaatattaagaTTTAGACTATATTGTAATTTACTAAGTTTTCTGTTGCTGCTGAAGTATGGGAAACAGTTTAGCTTAGCATGGCTAAATTATCTAGTTAACGAGGCACGCATAGCACACCTATGTAAATAGgcttaattattttatgttgtgcTTGTCAGGTCTCAATAAcaatgtaattgaaattgtaattaggtaaaaattttatcaaattacaattacgattacacaaaataaaaatgcttcaattacaattacaattacatgaaaaatgtaattaattacattcagctcaattacaaattacaattgaTCCAACTCTGGTGTAGACCAGGGATTTTTATCGTTTTCTCACTTCTTTACTTCCATGTAACATTTTGACAGTGCCAACCTTTACAAAACCTTTGTACATTAACTAAACAATTACTTTTTATTGCGGCCTGTACACATTAATGCCATTATTgaattttgcaattatttacATGCTTCGCAAAGCTATTTTGCAACTATTAAATCAGCCTATATCTAAGATAAATAAGATAATTAACCTGACAGCAAAGAAACAATCACTGTCTACTCATCATGTAACACCAAATACAGTACAATTTAAGAGATAAAATAATTGCTTTACgtcatattttgaaaataaaaccattTCAAAATGCTATAGAATACAGAATATGATATTGTTTTTAAGAATGAACTGCAAGTACGATAACATTAATGAGAGTAGGCTATATCAAACACACTGCATAGCTAAAGCAACAAGAGGCTTAACAGTTTGTTTGCATTAttgcattgttacgtcattaagCAGCTTTATCCGGCGACCCGATAACTTAATTAATCGAATGTTGGTTAAACGAGGTAGGGATAATCAATGAAGGAGTGTATTCCTactaaaaatttgtattataaaaataatttgtaaatttcCTACTAATaatgtttaaatctctttggtcTGAGCTAGACACagtgattgcaactcaataaacatcttataagcagtggTATGACTATCTTCTtggtaatttgtaattttgagaaagtgtacagcacctacaataaaaaccttttgttgtaaactatttctgttgtaatattaaaacctttcggctgacaaaaGGTTAGAGTACTCTAACCGTATGCAACAACCGAGTaaaataattcaacaggtaaactaaattaagtaaaaataatataagttAAGACTCTGTATGCTCATTAGTAACGTTTTCTGGTAGCCTagtcattttttgctttgaaagCTTTAATTTTAGAACTTGTAACAGTTTTGGCCTTATTAGCGTAGGTTCTGTACGATAATAAGTTATAATTTATGCCATACGTTCGAGCCATACGTTTTAGAATGATACAATTTGTGTTCGTACTTCTCAGTGTAATATCCTATGTattgtatacttcaatt includes the following:
- the LOC143449632 gene encoding zinc finger BED domain-containing protein 4-like, translated to MLQSVLKDHEEVNAALTLIQSREKITNQDYLALSELVSVLLPFKEAMQQVEGENIVTSSCICPVVLGLLKAMELLKNSNLHYCQKLAANLKDSVSKRLLPYINSPDNRLASLLDPRFKNSWIEDDVEKEEAIRLLKTPVASRLGKDDEESCSKEDENPAKKPKLFNFMAEGLKKKRPRNSISEVDSYLGVETMHFDEDPLMYWKKKSEELPTLSTLAKDYLGLTATSAPSERIFSIAGNFYTARRNLLGPETFRTLMFIKCNPTVFEQVKM